One genomic segment of Microbacterium sp. ProA8 includes these proteins:
- a CDS encoding SDR family NAD(P)-dependent oxidoreductase, which translates to MDLTDASALVTGGASGLGLATARRLAAAGAAVTILDLPSSAGEEIAAELGGSFAPADVTHAEQVAAAVATAAASGPLRVMVNCAGIAPPAKVLDRDGNPSPLEGFERIVRVNLIGTYNVIAQASAVMAKTDATADGDRGVIVSTASVAAFDGQIGQPAYAASKGGVHAMTLPIARELARYGIRVVTIAPGIMETPMLMGLPQAAQDSLGEQVPYPQRLGRPDEYARLVMSIVDNGYLNGETIRLDGAIRMAPR; encoded by the coding sequence ATGGACCTCACCGACGCGTCCGCGCTCGTCACCGGGGGCGCGAGCGGACTGGGCCTGGCTACCGCCCGCCGCCTGGCCGCAGCCGGCGCGGCGGTCACGATCCTCGACCTGCCGAGCTCGGCCGGCGAGGAGATCGCCGCAGAGCTCGGCGGCTCGTTCGCGCCGGCCGACGTCACACATGCGGAGCAGGTGGCAGCCGCGGTCGCGACGGCTGCGGCATCCGGTCCGCTGCGGGTCATGGTCAACTGCGCCGGCATCGCGCCGCCCGCGAAGGTGCTCGACCGCGACGGCAACCCGTCGCCGCTCGAGGGTTTCGAGCGCATCGTGCGCGTGAACCTCATCGGCACCTACAACGTCATCGCGCAGGCTTCCGCCGTCATGGCGAAGACGGATGCCACGGCCGACGGAGACCGGGGAGTCATCGTCAGCACCGCGAGCGTCGCGGCGTTCGACGGCCAGATCGGCCAGCCCGCATATGCCGCGTCGAAGGGCGGCGTCCACGCCATGACCCTGCCGATCGCCCGCGAGCTCGCGCGCTACGGCATCCGCGTCGTGACCATCGCCCCAGGGATCATGGAGACCCCGATGCTGATGGGCCTGCCGCAGGCCGCGCAGGACTCCCTCGGCGAGCAGGTGCCGTACCCGCAGCGGCTCGGCAGGCCCGACGAGTACGCGCGCCTGGTGATGTCGATCGTCGACAACGGGTACCTCAACGGCGAGACCATCCGTCTCGACGGTGCTATCCGGATGGCTCCTCGTTGA
- a CDS encoding enoyl-CoA hydratase/isomerase family protein: MSESILVTRDGALARVTFNRPASLNAMGFEMGRRWRDVAHELTSDDSVGAVILDAAGPAFCAGGDVLEMATSGAAGSEVTDAAHTIHDGIRTFVESDKPIVAAVQGAVAGGGLGLMLTADYIVASEQSRFVSKYANIGLTPDLGVSTLLPAAVGQRRALQLVLQDLTIDAATALDWGLVTEVVPAADVAARAEAVARFWLDNATGAFGQAKRLVRTGAGRSFAENLDDEAASIGARFDTDEARARVAAFAAASAKSRP, from the coding sequence ATGAGCGAATCGATCCTCGTCACGCGTGACGGCGCCCTCGCCCGCGTGACCTTCAACCGGCCCGCGTCCCTCAACGCGATGGGCTTCGAGATGGGTCGCCGCTGGCGAGACGTCGCGCACGAGCTCACCTCCGACGACTCGGTCGGGGCCGTGATCCTGGATGCCGCAGGCCCGGCCTTCTGCGCCGGCGGCGACGTGCTCGAGATGGCGACGTCGGGGGCGGCCGGCTCCGAGGTCACCGACGCGGCGCACACGATCCACGACGGCATCCGCACGTTCGTCGAGTCCGACAAGCCGATCGTCGCGGCCGTGCAGGGCGCGGTCGCCGGCGGCGGACTCGGGCTCATGCTCACCGCCGACTACATCGTGGCGTCGGAGCAGTCGCGGTTCGTCAGCAAGTACGCCAACATCGGCCTCACCCCCGACCTCGGCGTCTCGACGCTGCTGCCGGCCGCGGTCGGCCAGCGCCGTGCCCTCCAGCTGGTGCTGCAGGACCTCACGATCGACGCCGCCACCGCGCTCGACTGGGGCCTCGTCACAGAGGTCGTGCCCGCGGCGGATGTGGCTGCGCGCGCGGAGGCGGTCGCGCGGTTCTGGCTCGACAACGCCACCGGCGCGTTCGGGCAGGCGAAGCGGCTCGTCCGCACGGGCGCCGGACGCTCGTTCGCCGAGAACCTCGACGACGAAGCCGCCTCGATCGGCGCCCGCTTCGACACCGACGAGGCCCGCGCCCGCG